A single genomic interval of Tindallia californiensis harbors:
- the rplJ gene encoding 50S ribosomal protein L10, whose amino-acid sequence MSKAIERKKAVVEEIARKLNDSASAILYDYRGLTVEEVTELRSKFREAGIDYKVYKNTLVSRAAEMAGMDELKEVLTGPNAIAFSYEDPVSAAKIGSEFAKEHKNLELKAGIVEGEFFNEEQVKELASIPSREVLVAKLLGSIKSPVANFAYLLQAIADKQEEAS is encoded by the coding sequence ATGTCGAAAGCAATAGAGAGAAAGAAAGCGGTTGTTGAAGAAATTGCACGAAAGTTAAATGATTCAGCATCTGCAATCCTGTACGATTATCGTGGCCTGACGGTGGAAGAAGTAACGGAATTAAGAAGCAAGTTTCGTGAGGCGGGTATAGACTATAAAGTGTATAAAAATACGCTTGTAAGCCGAGCGGCGGAAATGGCAGGCATGGATGAACTGAAAGAAGTGCTGACAGGACCCAATGCCATAGCATTTAGCTATGAGGATCCGGTAAGTGCTGCGAAAATCGGAAGTGAATTTGCAAAAGAACATAAAAACCTTGAGTTGAAAGCCGGTATTGTAGAAGGTGAATTCTTCAACGAAGAACAAGTGAAAGAATTGGCTTCCATCCCATCAAGAGAAGTTCTTGTTGCGAAACTTCTTGGAAGCATTAAATCGCCGGTGGCTAACTTTGCTTATCTATTACAGGCGATTGCGGACAAACAA
- the rplA gene encoding 50S ribosomal protein L1: MPKRGKKYQDAIKALDKSKMYDINEAVSLLKSLPTANFDETVELHAKLGVDSRHADQQVRGAVVLPHGTGKTKKVLVFAKGDKATEAEKAGADFVGAEDMVEKIQKENWFDFDVVVATPDMMGVVGRLGRVLGPKGLMPNPKSGTVTFEIENAVEEIKAGKVEYRLDKTNILHVPVGKKSFDEEKLQENLKALLDAVVRAKPSASKGQYLKSITLTSTMSPGIRINPTKVM; this comes from the coding sequence AAAGAGGAAAAAAATATCAAGACGCTATCAAGGCGCTGGATAAAAGTAAGATGTATGACATTAATGAAGCGGTTAGTCTGCTAAAAAGCCTGCCAACAGCAAACTTCGACGAAACAGTTGAGTTGCATGCTAAACTAGGTGTAGACTCAAGACATGCAGATCAACAGGTTCGTGGAGCGGTGGTTTTACCCCATGGTACAGGTAAGACTAAAAAAGTATTGGTGTTTGCAAAAGGTGATAAAGCAACAGAGGCTGAAAAAGCCGGTGCTGATTTTGTAGGTGCTGAAGACATGGTGGAGAAAATCCAAAAAGAAAATTGGTTTGATTTTGATGTTGTGGTTGCCACACCCGACATGATGGGTGTTGTTGGACGCTTGGGCCGTGTGTTAGGGCCAAAAGGCCTCATGCCAAACCCAAAATCTGGCACCGTGACTTTTGAAATAGAAAATGCCGTGGAAGAAATCAAAGCTGGTAAAGTGGAGTATCGTCTGGACAAAACGAATATACTACATGTCCCTGTAGGGAAAAAATCCTTTGATGAAGAAAAGCTTCAGGAAAACCTGAAGGCACTTCTGGATGCAGTAGTAAGAGCGAAACCCTCTGCTTCAAAAGGGCAGTATCTTAAAAGTATTACCCTAACCAGCACGATGAGCCCCGGTATTAGAATAAACCCAACAAAAGTAATGTAA